TATCACTGTCAGTAAAGTGACATTTACAAGAGATGTCactgcattttatgttttgtgccGTCACTTCTTTTGTGTCCCGAGTTCATCAAAATTTGTTCCACGTGTTGTGTGCGGAGCTAAAGAGCCAAATGAGgcttgctgtgtttttcttccttgtgTGCCGCCTGAAGCACCTGATGGGATTCTCATCGAGGGAGGTAGAGATAAGGGAGAAAATGACTGGGCAAATGGTCCCATGCCTCTGTCtattttcactttcagtttgcATCAGGCCTTGTTCTGGGGACAGGCTAAGAATTTGATTTGTCAACCCTGAAGGAGCATTtctaccttttttattttttaggagtCTGTAAACTTACTGTGGTATAGTAAAATCTGGCACTAGTGGAAGTGCCCCATAtagtcatttcagattttggcaAACAgccttatttgctttcttgagGACTTAGATAAGAATACTGATACCGTTCTTGTGTCTgtgcattaaatatgaagctaaaaCCAGCTGTaaggagaggaaacagctagcccCACTGTTCAGAGATTCACCAAGCAAATAGTACCCTGTAAAATCATAACTTTTAAAACGCTAAATCCTCCTCAATGATTCTTCAAAAAGGTTTGGAGTGCAGTGATcattaatcaaatcattttttaaatggggAAAAGAGTTGCACTTATAGTGCTGCTTAGTTCTAGTGTTAGTAAAACTAGCTATACTCAAAGTatgaaaataagacttttattttcacaagGTCACCCAGACGTTTTTGCCCTGACACAAATTTATTTTCTACAGGCCATGGAATACAAAACACCAGCTCTAGATTATTAGGCTTATCTTCATTATACCTCGCAGCTATGATCATTACAAAACTTAACAATTTGCATTTCATTAAGATATTGGCCCCTATTTGATAAGGTCTATAAAACATTTGGTTAAATACAAATTTAGTTAAAGGCGAAAGGGGCAAAGTCAATGAAATAAATCCTGACTCCTGTTCTCCAGTGCACCAAGGGCTGGCAAAGTTATGGAAATCACTCATTGTCTCCTGCCTTAATTACCAAAGCACCCGCAGCGAGGAGCCCGCCAGACTAAATGTTTACAAGTGAGGCTGTGTTTGGGATTTTTGTGTGCCAATTGCCTGTCTGCTAGCCGAGCCCGCTTCCACCTCTGCCACTGCCTGTAGACTGCTCTCGGACAGCTCTTGTTCCTGCAAATCCTGGCTGTCACCCACACTCTATTGTCATTCATGTAGGCATACGCCTCTGCActgaaaaaagataaaacagaggGTGGTGAGTGGGTGATGGGgctgcagagacaggaagtgatagGCGATGGCAGGACATGAAAAAGAGGACCGAAGTTGAAAGTGATAGGAAATGATAGCACTAAGCTGTCAACATACACCGTATGTAGGACAAGAGTATTACATCACACTGCTCAAAACGGATCCAGATATTTTTGTGCTGCAGAGGCAAAACGATAAAATATGATGGCTACTTTTTATCTTAATGGGATGTGAAATAATTCACTGTAACACTATCATGTTCATGTTGAGAATTTGTCATTATATAATATCTATCAGACAACTTCTATCTATAGCTCTTAAATCAAAGAAGTCTGTCTTAGTATTGTATATTTCACATTTGACAATTGAGGCCATCAAATGGAAGGCATAAGATGAGACAGAAACATTCCTTTTAAAGGACCTGTGTGTAGAGCAGtgttgcaaccccctcacctcaccctctcctgtcTGGTGTGAAGCAGAAACTACAGTCTCTGCGGAAGAGCGGAGTTACCATCTCTCCTCTAGTTTCATGTTTAGTGTACAGATATGAGAGTAGTATTGTTCTTCTGAACTCAAGTCAGCTTGTATCCAAAATatctattattttaaatattttaataatattttactCATATTAACAATGTTACTCTGTACTTGTTCGTCCCATATCGTTGGATCAATGTAGCATTTTCCTGATTCTCCTAATTACAGCACACgctattttttatgtttttttaatgaaagatgcaagtttgttattattaattggAGCCTTTTGTCGTTTCATAAAGGCAAAGCCATGAGATCTGCGCTGCAGCAGAGGCTCCCCCTGAGAAACACCTCGTTAGTCTCAGCTCTTTGTACTTAGGTTAGGTAATGCTCAGAGTAATTTGCAGCACTGAAGCAGAAGTCTCAGTAAGAGTACATAAAAGACGCCGCAGGGATAATTGAGCAGAAATGGTGAGTTTGACTGTAGCACTTCTCTGTGCCATTTGGAGCAGGGTCAATATGGTGCGAATGGCAGGTGCCATCAACCTTTCATGGATGAACTGTCTGCGCATTTTCTGCTAATTTAAATCCTGACATTAATGTCTGCATCAGTATTCAACATACGTTTGTAGCAGTGGCAGCAGGACATTTGAATTCCATGACCAACCCTGTTTGATCCCAGATCCTTTGACTGCAAGCTggtgaaaacacaagaaaataaacCAGGCTTTCTTATTTATGCTTGCCAAGATGTGAGGTTAAATCTCAGTGTTCAGATGTTTATCTGAACACCGTTGATCCAAACAAACACCAGCCTGAATCACAAAGTGGAGCTGCACATCCCATTAATACTAAGAACCCGACAAAATCAGCTGAATGAATCCGTTAAGGTGTTTGGATATTTGCAGAATCTGCTTTATACACAAGCGATGAAAGATTAATCAAGCTGAGAAAGAAGGTTGTTGGGAACAAACCGGACTAAACAGGATTATTTCTtcgtgtttaaatatttcaggatTTTGGGACCCAGCCATGTCTAAGTTATTAAGTAGAATAATTCTGataagtgaaagagagagatgccCTGAATGcatgaagacaaaacattgACCACACAAGGAGCTGACATCCATACTGATTCATCACTTAATGAGCTAATGAGTCCTCATTGTTCAACAGTATGTCTCTGTCAGAAATTAACCTTTGGTACAGTAAGAAGATGAAGACAGTATATACAAGTACacaagacaaatattttcaatGTAGTTTTTCACTAAAATGTGTGAACCTTAACGAATGAAGCTACACAAAGAGCACAGGCACTTGATGTTGTCTTCAGGATGCAACAAAGCGGATGCTGCCAGTTAACCAGAAGAAAAAAGTAAGCGGTTTCCCCGCCTCACATTCTGCAACTATGCACACAAAATTGCGGAAAAAGgagacctttttaaaaaggcctCATAAACGAGGGCAGCGATCTTACTCAGCGCATGACTCACAGCATATTAAGATGaagagtgaaaaacagaagattgaaaaaaaaacagatggtgCACACAGTAACGGCTGCCCAACAGCCACTGAGGCGCTCTCCTCGAGGCTCAACAGGTGCCAGTGGTGCTGACGGTGGTGTAGCTGAACTTGGACATGGAGGTGGCCATCGACGTGGCCATAGAGGTGGCGTTGATGCCATCTTCCCCCGCCTCCCTCTTCCTGCACCAGTAGCACTGGCGACAGAGCCGGTTGCGGCAGCAGCAGGCGAAAGTGGACAGCAGGGCCTTGCGGAAGCGTGTGTTCATGAAGCAGTAAATGATGGGGTTGACACAGGCCGAGGTGTAGGACAGCAGGTGGATGAAGGAGATGGGCGCTCCCGTGAGGGCTTTGGAGGCCGACTTCAGGTCAAAGGCCTTCCAGGTGTTGGCTGAGTACAGAGGCATCCAGCAGATGAAGAAAAGTGCCACGATCACCATCAGCATGCGGATGACTCGCTTCTTGGCTTGCAGCTTGGCCTCCGAGGTGTTGCTGCGCGGGCGCTCATTCTTGACCTGGGTGGTGCTAGACGAGGCAGACAGGGTGGGGAGCTCCACAGCAGAGGAGGGTTTTTTAGACACCTGGATGTAGCaaccgtcatcatcatcattcgACTTTGCGACACCCCTCCCTACACCATTCTTCTGGCCTGTGGAGGGATTTCGATAGATCAGTCCAAAAATACTTGTCTAATTTGTACTTTTGAAGCCTCAAGCTAACGgataaacttttaaaataaagaactgTGGGTTTAGTCCCCCATCACTTTCACCGAAAGCACATGAACACAGCATGAGCAGAAGGAATGATCACAGCAGGCAAAACCTGTTTCAATGTTCATATCTGTAAGTTCATTAGGTATTCAGTTATTTCGCTGCATTACAATGAATTAAAACTGTTTATAAATTAACAGTCACCACCAGAGGCTGTTTCAAATCGTCTCAGCCTTGATGGATTACACACAAGACTCGACTCCATGGAAACTGGTGCTGCTGTTACAACAGCAGTTGTAAATcagctggctttttttttgtttgtttgtttgttttctttttctgtgggAAATACCAGGTATAAAATGATGGAGACACTCCACACAGGCATCAAAACAAGTAGAGCAGGTATTAAGAGCACAAGTGTATTTTTGGATTTAACAGGTGCAGAGCCTGTAGGTACAGTAGCAACAAAATGTAATTCTCTGCTTGAGGCAAAACGAACAAATCTCTATTTATTATGTTGCATTTTTTGTTTGCCTGGAATCTCTGAGAATGGAGGTTTGTATTCATGAGAAAGTGTACAAAATTAACAGTGAACTTTCAAATCATGATGTAAAATACATTCAAACAGGGTTTACTTGGAATATAGTTACCAGACCTTTTGATAAGTCTCTAGTCTTTCTAATAATTGAATGCAGCTTCAACACATTCAAGTTTATACAAGGTAAAATAGATGTTTTCACCCACAGTACAAGTTAAATCAACATGAACAGAAAGCTTTTTTCAGCTTGGATTGAATTTATGATGGATCCTCACCGGTGGTCTCTGTGCTCTGGCTCAGCTCAAACTGAATGCCACGGAAGAGCTCTCTGGAGATCAGACCGTAGGCTATAATCATCACCACTCCTGGGATGAAGAACAgagtgaacagcagcagcacataccTGGAAAAACAGCCAGAATGGAAAGAGAGacgtgtaaaaacaacacacagaaggagggagacaggaaaaatctaaatctgagTTGAATCGGCCCTCAAAACCAACCGACCTTGTGATCTCACCAAGCAATCTTTCTTTTCCCTGTGCACCTTTGTGCATATGTTGGAGCTGTGCTGGAGGCCCTGCAGATGGTTGACCCCTCCCAGCAACCCTCTTTATCTCCGTGGTGTCTGGCAAAAGGCGCTCTCCATGCAGGCTATCAGGCACCGCAGCATCCTGAGGTTTTAACTTGCGTTTATGTTTACCACTGGGAGCATTTTGCAGATGGCATGTTTGCATCTATCTACAATGGTTACTTATTTGCTGCTAGTTAATACCTCTGCCTCTTAAACTACTGTAACTGCATTTATTCTATAGAGTTGAGTTGTAAAAACGTTTGTCTTCAGTCTTCCCAAGTTCAGTATTTACTGGTGAGGTATCCAAAGCTGCTCTGAGGAACAGCAGTTTTAAATTTGCATAGAGAGGTGATGAGGCTGCTTTAGTGGGAGACGTTTACAGAGTGAGGTGGGCCCGTTGGACGAGTTGGGCCAGTTAGCTGCTGCAGAACTGACACGAGAAGACAATGTGCTCTTTAGGACGGTGGCAGCCATCCTGTTTAACCAAGGAAAGGTTTTCAACACGACCTATTAATAGTTTACACAGCAACACAGTGCATATTTATTGACACCCATGGTAACAGTTGGCAGAACATATGATAGGCAGCAAACATGGCTATACATGACAGAATTAAATTTAGAAGAAACAGTCTATGTGACAATTGTGagccattttctgctgcttcaggcTGTGTACTTGGCTGTTTTCTGATGAGAAATGTTCCATTTTTCTCACTCAGGAAGAGTAATGATCATGGCGCTCTCTCTCCTGAGTGCCAGGATTGATGACACATCAAAGGAAAAAGTAGTGAAGAGAGTAAAGGCCAAGAAAAGTGAACAAAACATTGACGGAAGGGAATTTTGTACCTAGTACAAATTTCAAAGGGCTCAATTTCTCAGCATCCGTATCGCACTGCAGATACCATTGCATTTATTCTATAAGACCTTCAACAGTGTGTAGCTTTGTTTGAACATGGAGTAAAGTACAATGCACTCAGAAGAAATCACTTCTAAAAGTAGACTATCAGTGAATCAAATGAAGACCACCTTTAGATGAAATGAAGCGAtcgagagaagaggagggagagcgatttctctgagagagagaaactagaAAGAGTAAGCCATGAACGAATAAGATAAAGAAGCTGTACAGATGTCACTTTGATCGTAATAATTCTTCACCATCTGAAGCCACATCTCCCTTTTTGATACGTCGTAATCAGAGCATCGCTCTTCTCGACCACTGATGTCCGCGGTGCACATCAGTCAGCACATGAAAGcaacagcagagaggaagaggctgGGTTTCATTCTGATATTCTAATGGCTTCGAGGGCAATCCTATGAACTCTGCacagcccctctctctctctttcacttctcatcttatttaaaaaaagagggcTTCAGTAAAAGCCTGTTTGATACTGTGGAAAATCTGTGAGACAAAAGCTGCCAGGAAGTGAACGCGTAGAGGAGAAAAAGGTGCTGCTGGATAATTGTGCTTGTTTTGCTTCAAGGGGGAAACCCAGATGGGATGGAGCTGAGGCAGAGGGATAATTATTCACATGTAGCTCCCTCTCATGTCATCTCAAAGCTGCCTGATTAGCCAGGAAAATGTGTTTGGTTTATATTAATcatcaaacaaaatcaaatgcaTGTGTTACACCTTTTCTgcactacaaacacaaacacaacaaactctaTGGATGGCTATGTCAGTTCAGACTTAAAGATCTTAACTATTGGGTGGATTTGGTGATGGATCAGATGAAATCTTGTTGACATTCATGGTTACCAGAAGATTATTTATACTGGCCTGGCTCTGGCAGCACTATGAGTTCACCTTTGTGGATGGACTGTCATTCAtgtccccctcaggatgaattgttcTAACTCTGGTAGTCTCAGATCACAATTTCAGTCTGTCCAATACTTGGCTTTAATGATCTCAACTATACTTTGTGTAGCAAATGTTAGTATCCTTATATGATAAACTAAACCTGCTCATGTCAGCATCGTAGCCTCAGTAGTTGCTAGTGTGGCTTAGGAAAGTAAGGTGGTTGCCTAGAGAAGCATGAGCTTCAGGGGCACCAAATTAGTAATTGGATTCATCTTATCTACTTATAAGAAGACATGCATGCTACGTGCGTTTCATTGTTAAATAACGCCTCTTTTCAAGTTGTTGAAGAGCTTGCAGACTCTGTAGTGGAAAACAACTGAACTCTGACACCTGCTGTCATTTGTTGACACTGTAGGGTATGACCTTTTGTGACCAGTGTGGTTTAGTTGCATGTCTTGTATTCAGTGACCTAAATATTAGATACAGGAACATGATATCCTTTACAAAGATCCCCCTTCCTTTAGTAGTTTCAGATTGACTTTCTTGATAAAGTAAAAATCTGcttcttattttcttctttttgcatgACTGTAGttgataaaaatgttgatacaTTCTCCTGGATTGCCTTAATATTTACTGTGCGCTCAAAGCAATGAACgtaatgagcagcagca
This is a stretch of genomic DNA from Larimichthys crocea isolate SSNF chromosome XIX, L_crocea_2.0, whole genome shotgun sequence. It encodes these proteins:
- the cckbra gene encoding cholecystokinin receptor-like; this encodes MALQALNVSVCVEQGNLSMEVTERNMSCTNSSVLPRPVTRVKEMDSFRILLYSLIFLLSVFGNLLIIVVLMLNKRMRTVTNSFLLSLAVSDLMMAVFCMPFTLIPNILEDFIFGGAMCKTVSYFMGISVSISTFSLVAIAIERYSAICNPLKSRSWQTRSHAYRVIAATWMVSLLIMVPYPVFSVLRSFNKSNGTVGHMCRLHWPSHKAEQTWYVLLLFTLFFIPGVVMIIAYGLISRELFRGIQFELSQSTETTGQKNGVGRGVAKSNDDDDGCYIQVSKKPSSAVELPTLSASSSTTQVKNERPRSNTSEAKLQAKKRVIRMLMVIVALFFICWMPLYSANTWKAFDLKSASKALTGAPISFIHLLSYTSACVNPIIYCFMNTRFRKALLSTFACCCRNRLCRQCYWCRKREAGEDGINATSMATSMATSMSKFSYTTVSTTGTC